A genomic segment from Gopherus evgoodei ecotype Sinaloan lineage chromosome 6, rGopEvg1_v1.p, whole genome shotgun sequence encodes:
- the ST8SIA3 gene encoding sia-alpha-2,3-Gal-beta-1,4-GlcNAc-R:alpha 2,8-sialyltransferase: MRNCKMVRVASVLGLVMLSVALLILSLISYVSLKKDNIFTTPRYASSGVPRMYMFHAGFRSQFALKFLDPSFVPITNSLTHELQEKPSKWSFNRTAFLHQRQGILQHVDVIKNFSLTKNSVRIGQLMHYDYSSHKYVFSISNNFRSLLPDVSPVLNKHYNICAVVGNSGILTGSQCGQEIDKSDFVFRCNFAPTEAFQKDVGRKTNLTTFNPSILEKYYNNLLTIQDRNNFFLSLKKLDGAILWIPAFFFHTSATVTRTLVDFFVEHRGQLKVQLAWPGNIMQHVNRYWKNKHLSPKRLSTGILMYTLASAICEEIHLYGFWPFGFDPNTREDLPYHYYDKKGTKFTTKWQESHQLPAEFQLLYKMHGEGLTKLTLSHCA, from the exons ATGAGAAATTGCAAAATGGTCCGGGTGGCTAGTGTGCTGGGGCTGGTGATGCTCAGCGTGGCTCTGCTGATCTTATCCCTCATCAGCTACGTGTCCCTGAAAAAGGACAATATCTTCACCACTCCCAGATATGCCAGCTCGGGGGTGCCCAGAATGTACATGTTCCATGCTGGATTCAG GTCCCAGTTTGCACTGAAGTTTCTGGACCCTTCATTTGTACCAATTACAAATTCTTTGACACACGAGCTGCAGGAAAAGCCTTCCAAATGGTCGTTTAATAGAACAGCATTCTTACATCAAAG gcAAGGAATTCTCCAGCATGTTGATGTAATAAAAAATTTTTCTTTGACCAAGAATAGTGTTCGGATTGGACAGCTGATGCATTATGATTATTCCAGCCATAAGTATGTTTTCTCTATTAGCAATAACTTCAGATCACTGCTTCCAGATGTCTCACCTGTCTTGAATAAGCATTATAACATTTGTGCTGTTGTTGGAAATAGTGGAATCCTTACAGGGAGTCAGTGTGGACAAGAAATAGATAAGTCTGATTTTGTTTTTCGTTGCAACTTTGCTCCAACTGAGGCTTTCCAAAAAGATGTTGGAAGGAAAACCAACCTTACAACCTTCAATCCCAGCATCCTGGAAAAGTATTACAACAATCTTTTGACCATTCAGGATCGCAATAACTTTTTTCTAAGTTTAAAAAAGCTTGATGGGGCCATTCTTTGGATCCCAGCTTTTTTCTTCCACACTTCAGCAACTGTTACAAGAACATTGGTTGACTTCTTTGTTGAGCATAGAGGGCAATTAAAGGTCCAGCTAGCTTGGCCAGGAAATATAATGCAGCATGTCAACAG GTactggaaaaataaacatttgtcaCCCAAGCGACTGAGCACAGGTATTCTTATGTATACTCTTGCTTCTGCAATATGTGAAGAGATCCACTTGTATGGGTTTTGGCCATTTGGATTTGATCCTAACACCAGGGAAGACCTCCCATACCATTACTACGATAAAAAAGGAACAAAGTTCACTACCAAGTGGCAGGAATCCCACCAGCTGCCTGCAGAATTTCAGCTGCTCTACAAAATGCATGGTGAAGGACTAACTAAACTGACTTTGTCACATTGTGCCTAA